AAGATGTCGTCCTGATAATTGAAGCGCGCCACCGGCAAGCCGTTGGCGTCGAAGGGATACAAGTTGAACGGCTGCTGCTCGCGCAGTTCGTTCGACGAGTAGCGACTCGAGAGCGAGAAACGTGGCTTGCCGATGCTGCCACGCTTGGTGAAGATCTGCACCACGCCGTTGTTCGCGCGCGATCCGTACAGCGCTGCGGCGGCCGCGCCGCGGATGATCTCGATGCGCTCGACGTCGGCCGGATTGAGGTCGGCCAGGCGATTCTGCGGATTCGAGCGACCACCGAGGTCGGTGAGCTGCGCCGAGCCGTTGTCGATGATCACGCCGTCGATGATGTACAGCGGATCCGAGCCCGAGATGAACGAGTTGGTGCCACGCAGGCGCACCGACATGCCGCCACCACCTGGACCGCCGGAGTTCTGCGAGATCTGCGCGCCGGCCACCTTGCCCTGCAGCGCCTGATCGAGCGTGACCGCTTGCGCGCGGCTGATGATCGTCGAATCGACCGATGCAATGCTGGTGCCGACCTTGCGCTTCTCGGTGGGTGCCGCCGAACCGGTCACAATTACTTCGCTCAGATTCACCGCACTCACCCGCAGCGTGAAATCGAGCTGCGCCGTGGCGCCCGCCGCGACCGTGACCGGCAAGGTCGCCGGCGAGTAACCGATGCGTCGCACGCTGATCATGCGCGGACCGGCGGGAACGCCCACGATCACGTACTCGCCATTCGTACCACTGGTGGCCCCGACCCGGGTGCCGGTGACCGTGACCTGCGCCTCGGCCAACCCCCGACTATTTGCGGCGTCGGTCACCTTGCCGCGCACGGTTCCCGTCCCTGCTGCTCCCACTCCTGCCTGTGCCGCCAGTATGGCCGGCGGCGCAAACAGCGCCAACGCGAGTGTCATCGCGCTGCGCCGCACCTTTGGAAAAATCATCCGTTGGCTCCGATTCTGCGTGTCCGTCACGGGCCGACTGACCTGTCGGCCACGGTCCTGCGCGTTTGTGTAATGCGAGACATATAGCGCGGACGGCCGAACGGAACCAGACAGGACCGAGAGTCTTAACGCCGCCGGTCGCAGCGCAACAGCAATGAGAGCGGACGGCGCGTCTCGGGGTGAAGCGGCTCGTGTAGGGCGCGAATGCGCAGCCCCGCATCGTCGAGTTCCTGGTGCCAAGAGGCCAGCGTTCGGAAGTACCACGGCATGGCGTCGGGAAACGTCACGCCGAAGCCCTGGAACTGCTCCTCGCGCCAACCGCACGTGTAGGGCCCGTCGCCCATCGCATTCCACGGATGGACGGTCTGGATGAGCAGACTCCCGTCGGGCGTCAACCGACGAGCCAATGCAGCGAGCAACGGGCTGAGCGGGTCACCGAGCAAGGCGAAATTGCACACAATCAGATCCCAAGGACCCGCCACCGCCTGCGCATCGCCTTCGGCAGCCGCATCCGCAGCCGCATCGGCGATGATCGCCTCATAACTCACCGTGTCGTAGCGGACGCCTGGCATCGGTATGGCACAGGCGTGAGCGATCAAGCCCGCACTGCCGTCGATTCCCAACACATCACGCGAGGGGTTGGCGATGGCGCGTGCAAGCCATCCCTCGCCACAGCCGACGTCCAGGACACGAAGGGAGGCGCGTCCTGCACACACGGACTCGATCGCCGCGACGATTGCGGCGTCGGTACCAGCACGACGACTCGGGATTCGCTGCTCGCGCACGGCGAGAGTCCACGCGGTGGCGTTCGCGTCCCAGCTGTCCCGCAGTCGCTCATCGAGCAGGGGTGACGCGGGCGGAGCCGGAACGAAGTCACCGGCGGCGGACGTTGAATCACCGGTGCTCATTAACGCTGCCTCGCGATCCAAAGGCACATCACGAGCACCGCGAGGGCGGGCAGCGAGCGCTTCACGGGATCTTTCACCTTCAGGTGCATCGCGATCGCGCCAACCATGAGCGTGGCGACAACCAACGCTGCCGGGCGCACGATCACCGGGACCCAGATGCCCGCAATCAACGCCAGTCCAGCCACGACCTTCAGACCCCCGACGACATAGAACATCCAGTACGGCAACCCGTACGCCTCGAACTCGCCACGCAGTGTTTGCGCGTGTCCACCGCGGTAGCTGGTAGAAGCACCGCGGCGAATCATCCAGACGTTCAGTAGGCCAAGGCCTACCACCAACTGCAGAATCACCAGAATCGGCGATGACGTCATGTGTAGCTCCTCGAGTACGTGTAAGACACGCGCCAACGCTTTCTTGAATTAACAACGGTTTCATGACGCTCGCAGTTCAGATCTCCTTCGTGCTGTCCGTGACGCTTTTTCTGGGCTACGGCTTCAGCTGCCTGTTCATGGGCGCCATGGTCGACGAGTTCGCCCGCTACAACCTGTCCCGGTTCCGCCGGCTGGTGGGTCTGCTCGAAGTCCTTGGTGCGCTCGGCTTGCTGGCGAGCCTCCTTTTCCCACCGTTGGTGTTTCCTTCCGGCGGCGGGTTGGCGTTACTGATGGCGCTGGGAGTAATCACCCGCGTGCGAGTCCGGGACCCATTGATCGAAGCGCTCCCGGCCGGCGTGCTCATGGTGATCAACCTGTTCCTGTGTGTCGCCGCGCTACAGGGTGTCCAGGTGAGCCGATAGCGGCGCATCGCGGCCCGTCGGTACTGGAATCGCCACGCTGGCACGCAGCAGCGCTTTCACCACGACGACCAGTGTGACCATGAGTAGCCCGTATCCCGCGAGTCGCTGATCGGAAGCGCCGTAGTTCACGCACACGCGCGTCGGCGCATCAAGCAACAGCATGCCGACGGTGGCCGTCATCCACGCCGTGTTGCCAAGCACGAAGAGCTGGACGATGGCGCCGGCCGCGCGCCAGGAGCGCGCGCCCACGACACCGACGGCCCACAGCGACAGCGCCTTGGCGACGTCTACACCCACGTGCCCCACGGCGGCGTCGAGCCATCGCGGAATCATCCAGAACGCGACCCCACCGGCGGCCAGTACCAGGCCACTCATGCCCTGGCGATTCCAGCGGCTGAGCCACCCGGATTCCGGCGACGTCGTACGAGACGCAATCACGCCTGACGCGATCACGCCGGCCGCGATCAGCAGCGGAATCTGGACGAGCATGTGCAGCCACATGGTGCGCTCGAGCGCATCGCGTGCTACGAGGCAGCCCGCTACGAGTGCCATGCTTCCCATCAGTCGGCCACGCGTCTGCGACTCTCGCGTCATCGACCCTCGCGTCATCGACTCGCGCGTCATCGACTCGCGCGTCATCGGGTGTGCGCTCCCGCTGAGGCCACCGGCCCCGGTGCGGCAGACACGGCGGCGAGCGCCGCATCGATGGCGTCGTCGCGTGCGTCGATCGGCAGAATGGCGACCAGCTGTCCCGCCGGATTCACCACATGCAGTGCCGCATTGTGGACGAAGCCGCCGGCACCATCGGCTATGACGCGAATCCCGAAGGTGCGCAGCACGCCCGCAACCTCGTGTGCATTCGAGAACGTCGCAATCGTCCAGACGGCCGGGTCGGGATGCATCGCGATTGCGTAATAGCGCAACCGCTCTGGCGTATCCCACGTGGGATCGAACGAGATGGTGAGCAGCCGCACGCGGTCGGCCACCCCGCGACGCACGATGTCCGCCTGCAGCTGTTGATACGTAGCGCCGAGCGTGCCGCATAGCGTCACACAGCGCGTGTACACGAAGTCGACGATCGTGGCGCGACGCGTCGCCGCGATGAACTGCGGCGCTCGATGCTCGTCTACCAATGTCACGGCCGGTACCGAAATCGGGTGCGCCGCCACCGCCACCGCGCGCGCGGCGTCGGTGGTCCATACACGAAACCCGTGC
This region of Gemmatimonas groenlandica genomic DNA includes:
- a CDS encoding class I SAM-dependent methyltransferase, coding for MSTGDSTSAAGDFVPAPPASPLLDERLRDSWDANATAWTLAVREQRIPSRRAGTDAAIVAAIESVCAGRASLRVLDVGCGEGWLARAIANPSRDVLGIDGSAGLIAHACAIPMPGVRYDTVSYEAIIADAAADAAAEGDAQAVAGPWDLIVCNFALLGDPLSPLLAALARRLTPDGSLLIQTVHPWNAMGDGPYTCGWREEQFQGFGVTFPDAMPWYFRTLASWHQELDDAGLRIRALHEPLHPETRRPLSLLLRCDRRR
- a CDS encoding DoxX family protein; its protein translation is MTSSPILVILQLVVGLGLLNVWMIRRGASTSYRGGHAQTLRGEFEAYGLPYWMFYVVGGLKVVAGLALIAGIWVPVIVRPAALVVATLMVGAIAMHLKVKDPVKRSLPALAVLVMCLWIARQR
- a CDS encoding DoxX family protein, with the protein product MTLAVQISFVLSVTLFLGYGFSCLFMGAMVDEFARYNLSRFRRLVGLLEVLGALGLLASLLFPPLVFPSGGGLALLMALGVITRVRVRDPLIEALPAGVLMVINLFLCVAALQGVQVSR
- a CDS encoding SCO family protein, with protein sequence MSAWRGIAGAVVSLTAVVALLGAATHGFRVWTTDAARAVAVAAHPISVPAVTLVDEHRAPQFIAATRRATIVDFVYTRCVTLCGTLGATYQQLQADIVRRGVADRVRLLTISFDPTWDTPERLRYYAIAMHPDPAVWTIATFSNAHEVAGVLRTFGIRVIADGAGGFVHNAALHVVNPAGQLVAILPIDARDDAIDAALAAVSAAPGPVASAGAHTR